In Dysidea avara chromosome 3, odDysAvar1.4, whole genome shotgun sequence, a single window of DNA contains:
- the LOC136250782 gene encoding uncharacterized protein: protein MNKVLFRSLKLKNSLVVLSVVSVCICAFALYHFAYPDARLTASTSININVVQLDNNVHVSSREVDFKSDSQSSDATQQHSRGFIIAGSYFEQQLGAAMNMLTLSKWAKSVGASPVEPYVRESLFYFPGSFEPKRSTLRFRDYFDIDYWNEKCLEHNAMPLVSVDTFMAQKPKHLILVRIVGGKNIILPKLAYVNDEIINEPVCNRSINALEGMSKEHAVKELGMEIVRDVCMSFNKHKALHVHTFNKIIYGQYDPANTVVWFKTWEGIYEMIRIKIIEQEFHRNSEAFDMLRTSRRIIDDSKKYVKNILKSSFGSYIGISFRSIKRSKAFYVDHLKGQMEFFHSCIQRLQRTVSLLNNNSSSVFLALDLGKFGDIKAGKYLTKKMMTDIENELFQALYNDTLTMGKWEHTFVDITNGITDSGYIATLQSTILENSGCLVMFGGDSNFQRFLLSDFQKKHSNPCFREVCYIY, encoded by the coding sequence ATGAATAAGGTATTGTTTCGCAGTTTAAAACTCAAAAATTCATTGGTGGTGCTATCAGTTGTTTCAGTGTGCATCTGTGCTTTTGCACTATACCATTTTGCTTATCCTGATGCCAGATTGACTGCAAGTACTTCCATCAATATTAACGTGGTTCAATTGGACAATAATGTCCATGTATCTAGTAGAGAAGTAGATTTTAAAAGTGACTCACAATCATCTGATGCAACTCAACAACACAGCAGAGGTTTTATTATTGCTGGTAGCTACTTTGAGCAGCAGTTGGGAGCAGCCATGAACATGTTGACACTATCCAAGTGGGCTAAATCTGTTGGGGCGTCACCTGTGGAGCCATATGTGCGCGAGTCATTGTTTTATTTCCCAGGGTCATTTGAACCAAAACGCAGTACACTTCGCTTTCGTGATTATTTTGATATTGATTATTGGAATGAAAAGTGTTTGGAGCACAATGCCATGCCATTGGTTTCTGTGGATACCTTCATGGCTCAAAAACCTAAGCATCTCATTTTAGTTAGAATTGTAGGTGGAAAAAATATCATACTACCCAAGTTGGCATATGTCAATGATGAAATAATTAATGAGCCTGTGTGCAATAGAAGTATTAATgcacttgaaggaatgagcaaGGAACATGCTGTCAAAGAATTAGGAATGGAAATAGTAAGAGATGTGTGCATGTCATTTAACAAACATAAGGCTCTCCATGTGCATACttttaataaaattatatatgGTCAGTATGACCCAGCTAATACTGTCGTCTGGTTTAAGACTTGGGAAGGCATTTATGAAATGATAAGAATTAAAATCATTGAACAGGAATTCCACAGAAACTCAGAAGCTTTTGACATGCTCCGAACAAGTCGTAGAATTATTGATGACAGTAAAAAGTATGTCAAAAACATTTTGAAATCTAGTTTTGGTAGCTACATTGGTATCTCATTTCGATCAATCAAAAGATCAAAAGCATTTTATGTTGATCACTTAAAAGGTCAGATGGAATTTTTCCATTCTTGTATTCAACGCCTACAACGTACTGTGTCtcttttaaacaataattctAGTTCAGTGTTTTTAGCACTGGACCTTGGAAAGTTTGGGGATATAAAAGCTGGCAAATATCTCACAAAAAAGATGATGACAGACATTGAAAATGAACTGTTCCAAGCTCTATACAATGATACATTGACAATGGGCAAATGGGAACACACATTTGTGGACATCACCAATGGTATAACAGACAGTGGATATATTGCTACGTTACAGAGTACCATTTTAGAGAATAGTGGATGTCTTGTTATGTTTGGTGGAGACTCTAACTTTCAGCGATTCCTACTGTCTGATTTTCAGAAAAAACATTCTAACCCATGTTTCAGAGAAGTGTGTTACATTTATTAG